The proteins below come from a single Mya arenaria isolate MELC-2E11 chromosome 8, ASM2691426v1 genomic window:
- the LOC128244494 gene encoding galactoside 2-alpha-L-fucosyltransferase Sec1-like, whose translation MTVGDAKDLEALVDEGTYPCLLLGASTVTLVFLVQMTFTFRPNISNMATGQWSLSPRHYLCADTRGRLGNQMFQYASVFGVSRRTNMSMRIKRSDLVAKYFHVSAADVFDFDDSCKQAGLRIESKCCSFDPKMLRFKTNKNWKLSSYLQSWKYFEHVEEELKMEFRFKKTIAVFAERVFEEAVKGTKYYGKGGAFVGIHIRRGDMATFAVNVNGTKVLMYNVAPMHYILNAMRYFVSHFHKVAFVICSDEMSWVKNNFTRYKYLLNLVFIHNRKSIVDLAILSKANHTIVTSGTFGWWAAWLAGGTTVYYKHFVPESSPLRSQFSSDFSDYYPPGWIGME comes from the exons ATGACAGTTGGTGACGCCAAGGATCTAGAGGCCCTGGTGGATGAGGGGACATACCCGT GTCTACTTCTTGGAGCGAGTACCGTTACCCTCGTGTTTCTCGTGCAGATGACCTTCACCTTCCGCCCAAACATCTCTAACATGGCCACCGGCCAGTGGTCTCTGTCTCCACGGCACTATCTGTGCGCGGACACCCGTGGTCGCCTAGGCAATCAGATGTTCCAGTACGCCTCCGTATTCGGTGTCAGTAGACGCACTAACATGTCCATGCGAATTAAACGCTCCGATCTCGTGGCCAAGTACTTTCACGTGTCTGCTGCGGATGTCTTTGATTTTGATGACTCTTGCAAACAAGCTGGACTTAGGATCGAGTCAAAGTGTTGTTCATTTGATCCAAAAATGCTacgttttaaaacaaacaaaaattggaAGTTATCTAGCTATTTACAGTCATGGAAATACTTTGAACATGTTGAAGAGGAGCTGAAAATGGagtttagatttaaaaaaacaatcgcTGTTTTTGCGGAGCGTGTTTTTGAGGAAGCAGTGAAGGGGACGAAGTATTACGGCAAAGGCGGAGCATTTGTCGGCATCCATATTCGCCGAGGAGATATGGCAACGTTTGCTGTAAATGTGAACGGGACAAAAGTGCTCATGTACAATGTAGCTCCGATGCATTATATTCTTAATGCCATGCGTTACTTTGTCAGCCATTTTCACAAAGTGGCATTTGTCATATGTTCGGATGAGATGAGTTGggtgaaaaataatttcaccaggtacaagtatttattaaacctAGTTTTTATCCATAACAGAAAAAGCATCGTTGACTTGGCAATTTTGTCTAAGGCAAACCACACCATAGTGACATCTGGCACATTTGGCTGGTGGGCTGCATGGCTAGCAGGGGGGACAACTGTGTATTACAAACATTTCGTACCCGAGTCAAGTCCCCTTAGATCTCAGTTTAGCAGTGACTTCTCGGACTATTATCCGCCCGGCTGGATTGGTATGGAGTAG